A genomic region of Caulobacter sp. NIBR2454 contains the following coding sequences:
- a CDS encoding SDR family NAD(P)-dependent oxidoreductase, with amino-acid sequence MDSKPLLGRIALVTGATRGIGEACAFGLAQAGAHVIALGRTQGALEALDDRIFAATGEHATLVPIDLLKAPEGLDALGAALHERFGKLDIIVGAAAVLGALTPVGHLDPKGWDMIMATNLTANWRLIRSMDPLMRKSDGARAIFLTSSVASQPRAFWGAYAASKAALENVVATYADEMEHTQVRALCVDPGGMRTRMRALAFPGEDPMDLPEPSEIAPLIVELARHDREPPEGVVRFKEWKAR; translated from the coding sequence ATGGATTCCAAACCTCTCTTGGGGCGCATCGCCCTGGTCACAGGCGCGACCCGCGGCATCGGCGAGGCTTGCGCCTTCGGCCTGGCCCAGGCCGGCGCTCACGTCATCGCCCTGGGCCGCACGCAGGGCGCGCTGGAAGCGCTGGATGACCGCATCTTCGCCGCCACGGGCGAGCACGCGACCCTGGTGCCCATCGACCTACTGAAGGCCCCCGAAGGGCTCGACGCCCTGGGCGCGGCGCTGCACGAGCGCTTCGGCAAGCTCGACATCATCGTCGGGGCCGCCGCCGTTCTAGGCGCCCTGACGCCCGTTGGTCATCTCGATCCCAAGGGTTGGGACATGATCATGGCCACCAACCTGACCGCCAACTGGCGCCTGATCCGATCGATGGACCCCCTGATGCGCAAGTCGGACGGCGCGCGGGCGATCTTCCTGACCAGCAGCGTCGCCAGCCAGCCCCGCGCCTTCTGGGGCGCCTATGCGGCGTCCAAGGCGGCGCTGGAGAACGTGGTCGCCACCTATGCCGACGAGATGGAGCACACCCAGGTGCGCGCCCTCTGCGTCGATCCGGGCGGCATGCGCACCCGCATGCGCGCCCTCGCCTTCCCGGGCGAAGATCCTATGGACCTGCCCGAGCCTTCGGAAATCGCGCCCTTGATCGTCGAGCTCGCTCGGCACGACCGCGAACCGCCCGAGGGCGTGGTCCGCTTCAAGGAATGGAAGGCCCGCTAG
- the alr gene encoding alanine racemase translates to MTETTLTVDLDALAYNYGVLKHFAGAAETGAAVKADAYGMGAEAVALRLWKEGCRSFFVARLAEGQVLRRALGDRDASIYVLDGMTAPADGPRLMAARLIPALNSLQQVETWISYGDQRWLEAALHVDTGMNRLGLRLEDARALAKNRAKLAKMDVSLVMSHLACADDPASSMNAAQLERFRTIRGLFPAAQGSLANSAGTFLGVAYGFDLVRPGLSLYGAGASGRTDKRLKPVATLHAPILQIRDVPAGETVGYGATFKAVRPVRIAILAAGYADGLPRTSASSGNAWFANGKRRILGRVSMDLMAIDVTDCDEVAAGDMVELVGPNITVDEAAHAGGVSAYELLTRLSLRATRRYIGEA, encoded by the coding sequence GTGACCGAAACGACCCTCACCGTCGATCTCGACGCCCTCGCCTATAACTACGGGGTGCTCAAGCACTTCGCCGGCGCCGCCGAGACTGGCGCGGCGGTGAAGGCTGACGCGTATGGCATGGGGGCCGAAGCCGTCGCCCTGCGCCTGTGGAAGGAAGGCTGCCGCAGCTTCTTCGTGGCGCGTCTGGCAGAGGGACAGGTCCTGCGGCGCGCCCTGGGCGACCGAGACGCCTCGATCTATGTGCTCGACGGCATGACCGCCCCGGCTGACGGCCCAAGGCTGATGGCGGCGCGACTCATCCCCGCGCTCAACAGCCTGCAGCAGGTCGAAACCTGGATATCGTATGGCGACCAGCGCTGGCTTGAGGCGGCTCTGCATGTCGATACCGGCATGAACCGTCTCGGTCTGCGGCTGGAAGACGCCCGCGCCCTGGCCAAGAACCGCGCGAAGCTGGCCAAGATGGACGTGTCGCTCGTGATGAGTCACCTGGCGTGCGCCGACGATCCCGCCAGCTCCATGAACGCGGCGCAGCTGGAACGCTTTCGCACCATCCGCGGACTGTTCCCGGCGGCCCAGGGCAGTCTGGCCAACTCGGCCGGGACATTCCTGGGCGTCGCCTATGGCTTTGATCTGGTCCGACCGGGTCTCAGCCTTTACGGCGCGGGGGCCAGCGGCAGGACCGACAAGCGGCTCAAGCCGGTCGCCACGCTACATGCGCCGATCCTGCAGATTCGCGACGTGCCGGCGGGCGAGACGGTCGGCTATGGAGCGACCTTTAAAGCGGTTCGGCCGGTCCGCATCGCCATCCTGGCCGCGGGCTATGCCGACGGTCTGCCGCGGACGTCGGCATCAAGCGGAAACGCGTGGTTCGCCAATGGGAAGCGGCGAATTCTTGGACGTGTTTCCATGGACTTGATGGCCATCGACGTGACCGACTGCGACGAGGTCGCGGCGGGCGACATGGTCGAACTGGTCGGCCCCAACATAACCGTGGACGAAGCCGCTCACGCTGGCGGCGTGAGCGCTTACGAACTGTTGACGCGCCTTAGTTTGCGCGCAACCCGACGCTATATCGGCGAGGCCTGA
- a CDS encoding bile acid:sodium symporter family protein, giving the protein MAAGGILSRLRLDPYLLMMVGTVALASVLPARGVAADAVGIIAKLGIALLFFLHGARLSRKAMVAGLGHWRLHLTILAITFLAFPLVGLSFKLIPESILPGPLVMGLLFLCCLPSTVQSSIGFTSIARGNIAAALCSASASNLLGMFITPLLVGLVLHTQGGFSLDQLEAIALQLLAPFIAGQLLQPWIGGWVEKNKRILGFVDRGSILLVVYSAFGEAVVDGVWSRVTALELIIVGFLCAVLLALALLGTRTAARAMGFDKEDEIAVVFCGTKKSIVTGAPMAAILFPAAVAGVVILPVMLFHQMQLMACAVIAQRYAARDKTDAAV; this is encoded by the coding sequence GTGGCGGCAGGCGGGATACTCTCCCGCCTCAGACTCGATCCCTATCTGCTGATGATGGTCGGCACGGTGGCCCTCGCCTCCGTGCTGCCGGCGCGTGGCGTCGCCGCCGATGCGGTCGGTATCATCGCCAAGCTGGGCATCGCCCTGCTGTTCTTCCTGCATGGCGCGCGCCTGTCGCGCAAAGCCATGGTCGCTGGCCTGGGGCACTGGCGCCTGCACCTGACCATCCTGGCGATCACCTTCCTGGCTTTCCCGCTGGTCGGGCTGAGCTTCAAGCTGATCCCCGAGAGCATCCTGCCGGGGCCGCTGGTCATGGGGCTGCTGTTCCTGTGTTGCCTGCCCTCGACCGTGCAGTCGTCGATTGGCTTCACCTCCATCGCGCGGGGCAATATCGCCGCCGCCCTGTGCAGCGCTTCGGCGTCCAACCTGTTGGGCATGTTCATCACACCGCTGCTTGTCGGGCTCGTCCTGCACACCCAGGGCGGGTTCTCGCTGGATCAGCTGGAGGCCATCGCCCTGCAACTGCTGGCGCCGTTCATCGCCGGCCAGCTGCTGCAGCCGTGGATCGGCGGGTGGGTCGAGAAGAACAAGCGTATCTTGGGCTTCGTGGATCGCGGCTCGATCCTGCTGGTGGTCTATTCGGCTTTCGGCGAGGCGGTCGTCGATGGCGTCTGGAGCCGGGTCACGGCGCTGGAGCTCATCATCGTCGGTTTTCTTTGCGCGGTCCTCCTGGCCCTTGCCCTGCTGGGCACGCGCACTGCCGCCCGGGCGATGGGATTCGACAAGGAAGACGAAATCGCCGTCGTGTTCTGCGGCACCAAGAAGAGCATCGTGACCGGCGCGCCGATGGCCGCCATCCTATTTCCCGCCGCCGTGGCCGGGGTCGTCATCCTGCCCGTGATGCTGTTCCACCAGATGCAGCTAATGGCTTGCGCCGTGATCGCTCAGCGCTACGCGGCTCGCGACAAGACGGACGCAGCCGTCTAG
- the der gene encoding ribosome biogenesis GTPase Der, whose product MPLKLAIVGRPNVGKSTLFNRLAGKKLAIVDDQPGVTRDRRFAAGRLGDLDLELIDTAGFEDVKDESLESRMRAQTELAIDEADVTLFVYDAREGLTAGDEIFANLLRRRNSPVIVAANKAEGKAGEAGIAEGVRLGLGEPIGISGEHGEGMSELYAALLPFEVQDDEPIDKDKPIMIAVVGRPNAGKSTLVNALIGEDRLLTGPEAGITRDAISVDWEFGDRKLRLVDTAGMRRKARIDEKLEKLSVQDSIRAITFAEVVLLVMDATHPFEIQDLQLADLVEREGRGLVFVLTKWDLVENPQSRLKEFIEHAERMLPQVRGTPVIALSAETGRGLDRLMPALLKVHMNWSTKVKTRDLNDWLQMAMQRHPPPSVGGRRVKPKYMAQIKARPPTFVLFSTRADQMPEHYRRYLVNSLRESFDLPGVPLRITIKSGANPYAEGEAKSGPKPVSRYAKQAPKPKKAEKSTSVDANGKIVKIGGKPVTAKKPIVRARSAPKGLTSAKSGRSKGARPGPRKG is encoded by the coding sequence ATGCCCTTGAAACTCGCCATTGTCGGTCGGCCGAACGTCGGCAAATCGACGCTGTTCAACCGTCTCGCCGGGAAAAAGCTCGCGATCGTCGACGATCAGCCGGGCGTCACGCGCGACCGCCGCTTCGCCGCCGGCCGCCTTGGCGACCTTGACCTGGAATTGATCGACACCGCCGGCTTCGAGGACGTTAAGGACGAGAGCCTGGAGTCGCGCATGCGCGCCCAGACTGAACTGGCCATCGACGAGGCCGACGTCACCTTGTTCGTCTACGACGCGCGCGAGGGGCTGACGGCCGGCGACGAGATTTTCGCCAACCTCCTGCGTCGTCGGAACAGCCCGGTGATCGTCGCGGCCAACAAGGCCGAGGGCAAGGCGGGCGAGGCGGGCATCGCCGAAGGCGTACGCCTGGGCCTGGGCGAGCCTATCGGCATCAGCGGCGAGCACGGCGAGGGCATGTCCGAGCTCTATGCCGCCCTGCTGCCGTTCGAAGTCCAGGACGACGAGCCGATCGACAAGGACAAGCCGATCATGATCGCCGTGGTCGGCCGCCCTAACGCGGGCAAGTCGACCCTGGTCAACGCCCTGATCGGCGAGGATCGCCTGCTGACCGGCCCGGAGGCTGGCATCACCCGCGACGCCATTTCGGTCGACTGGGAGTTCGGCGATCGCAAGCTGCGGCTGGTCGACACCGCCGGCATGCGCCGCAAGGCCCGCATCGACGAGAAGCTGGAAAAGCTGTCGGTTCAGGACTCCATCCGCGCCATCACCTTCGCCGAGGTTGTGCTGCTGGTCATGGACGCCACGCACCCCTTCGAGATCCAGGACCTGCAATTGGCCGACCTGGTGGAGCGGGAAGGGCGAGGTCTGGTCTTCGTCCTCACCAAGTGGGATCTGGTCGAGAACCCGCAATCGCGGCTGAAGGAGTTCATCGAGCACGCCGAGCGCATGCTGCCGCAGGTGCGCGGCACGCCGGTGATCGCGCTGTCGGCCGAGACCGGCCGTGGCCTGGATCGCCTGATGCCGGCCCTGCTCAAGGTCCACATGAACTGGTCGACCAAGGTCAAGACCCGCGACCTGAACGATTGGCTGCAGATGGCCATGCAGAGGCACCCGCCACCCTCGGTCGGCGGTCGTCGCGTCAAGCCCAAGTACATGGCGCAGATCAAGGCGCGCCCGCCGACGTTCGTGCTGTTCTCCACCCGCGCCGACCAGATGCCGGAGCACTATCGCCGCTACTTGGTGAACAGCCTGCGCGAGAGCTTCGACCTGCCGGGGGTGCCGCTGCGCATCACCATCAAGTCGGGCGCGAACCCGTACGCCGAAGGTGAAGCCAAGAGCGGCCCCAAGCCTGTGTCGCGCTACGCCAAGCAGGCTCCCAAGCCGAAGAAGGCTGAGAAGAGCACCTCGGTCGACGCCAACGGCAAGATCGTGAAGATCGGCGGCAAGCCGGTGACGGCCAAGAAGCCGATCGTGCGTGCGCGTTCAGCGCCCAAGGGCCTGACCAGCGCCAAGTCCGGCCGTTCCAAGGGCGCGCGGCCCGGACCGCGCAAGGGCTAG
- a CDS encoding RNA polymerase sigma factor: MGKTSPPNVGNLHDVELAALAAAGDRPAFGELVRRHGSAVRALLRRMGAQASVADDLAQDAFLQAFERVSEFRGEGPFAAWVKRIAARLYVRRWRKESRLVAATDEGEASEGHGGEAFVATRIDLDEALRALPASERMCISLCYGAGLSHAEAAEALGAPLGTVKSHVKRGLDKLRGRLAPQDGATASGRQGHG, encoded by the coding sequence ATGGGCAAGACAAGCCCGCCTAATGTCGGGAACCTGCACGATGTCGAGCTCGCCGCGCTTGCGGCGGCCGGGGATCGGCCGGCTTTCGGCGAGCTGGTGCGCCGTCACGGCTCCGCGGTCCGGGCGCTTCTGCGTCGTATGGGCGCGCAAGCCTCGGTGGCCGACGACCTGGCTCAGGACGCCTTTCTGCAGGCTTTCGAGCGGGTTTCGGAGTTCCGCGGGGAGGGGCCGTTCGCGGCCTGGGTCAAGCGGATCGCAGCCCGGCTCTATGTACGTCGTTGGCGCAAGGAGTCTCGCCTTGTAGCCGCCACAGATGAAGGTGAAGCTTCAGAAGGACACGGGGGAGAAGCATTCGTGGCGACACGGATCGATCTCGACGAGGCGCTGCGCGCGCTTCCGGCATCGGAGCGGATGTGCATCTCGCTCTGCTATGGCGCGGGCCTGTCCCACGCCGAAGCGGCCGAGGCGCTCGGAGCCCCCCTGGGTACGGTGAAATCCCATGTCAAACGTGGTTTGGATAAGCTCAGGGGACGCCTGGCTCCACAGGATGGAGCGACGGCGTCCGGGAGGCAGGGTCATGGCTGA
- a CDS encoding CvpA family protein, with the protein MTAFDVIAILILLVSGAIGFARGAMRELVTMGALLVAGAVAIFGLRLTGPVFRSFIDPAWAGTTAAVLVVFVLLYILLRLIGANLTQRIHAAQSLGMLDRSIGVGFGLIRALVVLGAFNLVFHAATPEERTPRWVTNSVMWPLSEVSGAVLKSLAPKGGKMAGQLAPAIEKAVRDGASDEGYDADQRRSVDDLVEKSR; encoded by the coding sequence GTGACCGCATTCGACGTCATCGCGATCCTGATCCTGCTGGTTTCAGGGGCTATTGGGTTCGCACGGGGCGCCATGCGCGAACTGGTGACCATGGGCGCCTTGCTGGTGGCCGGCGCGGTGGCGATCTTCGGCCTGCGCTTAACGGGCCCAGTGTTCCGCAGCTTTATCGACCCTGCATGGGCCGGCACCACGGCGGCGGTGCTCGTCGTGTTCGTGCTGCTCTACATCCTGCTGCGCCTGATCGGCGCCAATTTGACGCAGCGAATCCATGCTGCCCAGTCCCTAGGTATGCTCGACCGCTCGATCGGCGTCGGCTTCGGCCTGATCCGGGCGTTGGTCGTTCTTGGCGCCTTCAACCTGGTGTTTCACGCCGCGACCCCTGAAGAGCGGACACCGCGCTGGGTGACCAACTCGGTCATGTGGCCCCTCTCGGAGGTCAGCGGCGCCGTGTTGAAGAGTTTGGCGCCAAAAGGCGGTAAGATGGCCGGGCAGCTGGCTCCCGCCATCGAGAAAGCAGTGCGCGACGGCGCCAGCGATGAAGGCTATGACGCCGACCAACGGCGAAGCGTCGATGATCTGGTGGAGAAATCCCGATGA
- the radA gene encoding DNA repair protein RadA — protein sequence MARDGAVYACQSCGAVQTKWSGQCPACNAWNSLVEEVQSRPPGSLAPSKSAKSARGLNFEGLESETPAPPRIATGVDEFDRVCGGGVVPGSAILLGGDPGVGKSTLLLQVCASAALRGVSCAYISGEEAIEQIRGRAGRMGLAQAPVKLAAETGLRPILDGLKRDRFDLVIIDSIQTMWSDAHEAGPGSVTQVRSCAGELVRLAKKQGVAIILVGHVTKDGQIAGPRVVEHMVDAVLSFEGERGYPFRILRGAKNRFGATDEIGVFEMGDAGLREVRNPSALFLNEGGERAAGAAVFAGIEGSRPVLVEFQALVAPSTYGTPRRAVVGWDSGRLAMVLAVLESRCGLGFGDRDVYLNVAGGLRITEPAADLAAAAALASSALETALPQDCVVFGEISLSGEVRPVSRMESRLKEAAKLGFARALTPAAGLPDVSPVSVNGASRLADAIRRIGDQAWS from the coding sequence ATGGCCCGCGACGGCGCCGTCTATGCCTGCCAATCCTGCGGCGCGGTCCAGACCAAGTGGTCGGGTCAGTGCCCCGCCTGCAACGCCTGGAACAGCCTGGTCGAGGAAGTCCAGAGCCGCCCGCCCGGCAGCCTGGCGCCGAGCAAGAGCGCCAAGTCGGCCCGAGGCCTGAACTTCGAAGGGCTGGAAAGCGAAACCCCCGCCCCTCCTCGGATCGCCACGGGCGTGGACGAGTTTGACCGCGTCTGCGGCGGCGGCGTGGTGCCCGGCAGCGCCATCCTGCTGGGCGGCGACCCTGGGGTCGGCAAATCCACCTTGCTGCTACAGGTCTGCGCCAGCGCGGCCTTGCGCGGCGTGTCCTGCGCCTACATCAGCGGCGAAGAAGCCATCGAGCAAATCCGCGGCCGCGCCGGTCGCATGGGCCTGGCCCAAGCCCCGGTGAAGCTGGCGGCCGAGACCGGCCTTCGCCCCATACTCGACGGGCTGAAGCGCGACCGCTTCGACCTCGTTATTATCGACTCCATCCAGACGATGTGGAGCGACGCTCACGAAGCCGGCCCCGGCTCCGTCACCCAAGTGCGATCCTGCGCCGGGGAACTCGTGCGGCTGGCCAAGAAGCAGGGCGTGGCGATCATCCTGGTCGGCCATGTGACCAAGGACGGTCAGATCGCCGGGCCTCGCGTGGTCGAGCACATGGTCGACGCCGTCCTCTCCTTCGAGGGCGAGCGCGGCTACCCCTTCCGCATCCTGCGCGGCGCTAAGAACCGTTTTGGCGCGACCGACGAGATCGGGGTGTTCGAGATGGGCGACGCCGGCCTGCGCGAAGTGCGCAATCCCTCCGCCCTGTTTCTCAATGAAGGCGGCGAGCGGGCGGCAGGCGCGGCGGTGTTCGCCGGTATCGAAGGATCCCGCCCTGTCCTCGTGGAATTCCAGGCGCTTGTGGCCCCATCCACATACGGAACCCCACGCCGCGCAGTGGTGGGATGGGACTCTGGACGCCTCGCCATGGTTCTGGCCGTGCTGGAATCGCGGTGCGGGCTTGGATTTGGGGATCGTGACGTCTATTTGAACGTCGCCGGCGGGCTTCGGATCACCGAACCGGCGGCGGATCTGGCGGCGGCCGCGGCTTTGGCTTCATCGGCGCTGGAGACGGCCCTGCCGCAGGACTGCGTGGTCTTTGGCGAGATCAGCCTGTCTGGAGAAGTTCGACCTGTGAGCCGTATGGAATCGAGGCTGAAAGAAGCCGCGAAGCTGGGTTTCGCTCGAGCCCTGACTCCGGCCGCCGGCCTGCCCGACGTCTCGCCTGTCAGCGTGAACGGCGCCAGCCGTCTTGCGGACGCCATCCGTCGCATTGGCGACCAGGCCTGGAGCTGA
- a CDS encoding tetratricopeptide repeat protein, giving the protein MVDVFDEVEEQLRSDRYKTLARKTAPWVVGGLAIALAGSLGYWAWDSHRGRVAAESSEKYAAAVESFGANNTAAATTGFEELTKSGAPAYKALSMMQLAGLKLEEGKTAEAVALFDQAADAAPNEALADVARLKSAFALLDTAPYADIEKRLTPLTEEKRPYRVQAKEALAFAKLSAGKMTEARADFSVLTLLAESSDQVRERARTAMQMIDSGSAKSLPAIAKAAASATPAPPTQPDGIPAMVPEGAQ; this is encoded by the coding sequence GTGGTCGACGTGTTTGATGAAGTGGAGGAGCAACTTCGCTCTGACCGCTACAAGACCCTTGCTCGCAAGACGGCTCCCTGGGTGGTTGGCGGTCTCGCCATCGCCCTGGCGGGCTCGCTTGGCTACTGGGCCTGGGACAGCCATCGCGGCCGCGTCGCCGCTGAGTCGTCCGAGAAGTACGCCGCTGCGGTCGAATCGTTCGGGGCCAACAACACGGCGGCCGCCACGACCGGCTTCGAAGAGCTGACCAAAAGCGGCGCTCCGGCCTATAAGGCGCTGTCGATGATGCAGCTCGCCGGCCTGAAGCTGGAAGAGGGCAAGACCGCCGAGGCGGTCGCCCTGTTCGACCAGGCCGCCGACGCGGCTCCGAACGAGGCCCTCGCCGACGTCGCCCGCCTCAAATCCGCCTTCGCCCTGCTTGATACGGCCCCCTACGCCGATATCGAGAAGAGGCTCACGCCGTTGACGGAAGAGAAGCGGCCCTACCGGGTCCAGGCCAAGGAAGCCCTGGCGTTCGCCAAGCTTTCGGCCGGCAAGATGACCGAAGCTCGCGCTGATTTTTCCGTCCTGACCCTGCTGGCCGAATCGAGCGACCAGGTTCGCGAGCGCGCTCGCACCGCCATGCAGATGATCGACTCCGGCTCGGCCAAATCGCTGCCGGCCATCGCCAAGGCCGCCGCCAGCGCGACGCCCGCTCCGCCGACCCAGCCCGACGGCATTCCGGCCATGGTTCCGGAGGGCGCCCAATGA
- a CDS encoding outer membrane protein assembly factor BamB family protein, giving the protein MKRRLLTAAAVTLVALGGLSACSTIGSAVSAINPFDKSDENKTTASQGERISIIAFDQRVEANETLKGADFYLPAAEPRADWPLPGGTPEQSIEHVQAAPNFQVAWRKDFGKGSDRSAHVTAPPVAAEGKIFVMDGEATVVAIDAKTGNEIWSRNLKPKERRDRDGFGGGVAYADGKLYVTSGFRFVAQLDAATGEEVWKRDVSNPIHGAPTVSGGRLFVVNIDNELLTFDTATGAPSWNYQALTEPARILSASSPAIAGDTIIAPFSSGELVALRTGNGNEVWSEALSRASRTNALSEIRDIAGRPVIYKGDVLAVSHSGVFSATDLRTGQQRWNIPVTGIGSPWGAGDVAFVVSKAGEVICVARETGQVYWIRNLNSTEGFSKRQLKKRSKNPIVWSSPILASDRLITVSSRGEAAALNPKTGEVISTLKLGAPALIAPIAVDGMIYVVSDEAKLIAIN; this is encoded by the coding sequence ATGAAGCGCCGCCTCCTGACCGCCGCCGCCGTCACCCTGGTGGCGCTGGGCGGCCTGTCCGCCTGCTCGACTATCGGTTCGGCCGTCTCGGCCATCAACCCGTTCGACAAGTCCGACGAGAACAAGACGACCGCCAGCCAGGGCGAGCGCATCTCGATCATCGCCTTCGATCAGCGGGTCGAGGCCAACGAAACGCTCAAGGGCGCCGACTTCTACCTGCCCGCCGCCGAACCGCGCGCCGATTGGCCGCTGCCGGGCGGCACGCCCGAGCAGTCGATCGAACACGTCCAGGCCGCTCCGAACTTCCAGGTCGCCTGGCGCAAGGATTTCGGCAAGGGCTCGGACCGGTCGGCCCACGTCACCGCGCCGCCGGTGGCCGCCGAGGGTAAGATCTTCGTCATGGACGGCGAGGCTACGGTCGTTGCGATCGACGCCAAGACCGGGAACGAAATCTGGAGCCGTAACCTGAAGCCCAAGGAGCGGCGTGACCGCGACGGCTTCGGCGGCGGCGTCGCCTATGCGGACGGCAAGCTCTACGTCACATCTGGTTTCCGCTTCGTGGCTCAACTGGACGCCGCCACCGGCGAGGAGGTCTGGAAGCGTGACGTCTCCAACCCCATCCACGGCGCTCCGACCGTGTCGGGCGGTCGTCTGTTCGTGGTCAATATCGACAACGAGCTGCTGACCTTCGACACCGCCACGGGCGCACCGAGCTGGAACTACCAGGCGCTGACCGAGCCGGCTCGCATCCTGTCGGCCTCGTCGCCGGCCATCGCAGGCGACACCATCATCGCGCCGTTCTCGTCGGGTGAACTGGTCGCCCTGCGCACCGGCAATGGCAACGAGGTGTGGAGCGAGGCTCTGTCCCGCGCCAGCCGCACCAACGCCCTGTCGGAAATCCGGGACATCGCCGGCCGCCCGGTCATCTACAAGGGCGACGTGCTGGCGGTCAGCCACTCGGGCGTCTTCTCGGCGACGGACCTGCGCACCGGCCAGCAGCGCTGGAATATCCCGGTCACGGGCATCGGTTCGCCCTGGGGGGCCGGCGACGTGGCCTTCGTGGTCTCCAAGGCCGGTGAGGTCATCTGCGTCGCGCGCGAGACCGGTCAGGTCTACTGGATCCGCAACCTCAACTCGACGGAGGGCTTCAGCAAGCGTCAGCTCAAGAAGCGCAGCAAGAACCCCATCGTCTGGTCCAGCCCGATCCTGGCCTCTGACCGCCTGATCACGGTGTCGAGCCGCGGCGAAGCCGCCGCTCTGAACCCCAAGACCGGCGAAGTGATCTCCACCCTGAAGCTCGGGGCGCCCGCCCTGATCGCTCCAATCGCCGTCGACGGCATGATCTATGTCGTCAGCGACGAAGCCAAACTGATCGCGATCAACTGA
- the purF gene encoding amidophosphoribosyltransferase: protein MNPQSSDRFVSDVYAQHGGRDPEDDALRLECGVFGVFGTQDAAAITALGLHALQHRGQEACGIAAFDGQRFHTERHMGHVGEAFGGSDLVTRLPGTAVIGHTRYSTAGGSFIRNVQPLFADLQAGGVALAHNGNLTNFLHLRERLVSDGAIFQSTSDSEVILHLLARSRKAKFVDRFIDAIQQLEGGYALVALTHKKLIGVRDPLGIRPLVLGDLNGKAVLASETAALDMIGAKFVRDIENGEMVVISEKGTQSLRPFPAQKARPCVFEYVYFARPDSVVDGRSVYEVRKRMGRRLAQDCAIEADVVVPVPDSGVPAALGFAQESGIPYELGIIRSHFVGRTFIQPTQGVRELGVRMKHSPNRAVLEGKRVVLIDDSIVRGTTSLKIVRMVREAGAKEVHLRSASPPILWPDFYGIDMPSRDQLMAATKTMEEMVKLLEVDSLGFLSIDGLYWALEAGARDPLNPQFTDHYFTGEYPTRLLDREIAEGRSNASERQLSFLVSA from the coding sequence ATGAACCCTCAGTCCTCTGACCGCTTCGTGTCGGACGTTTACGCCCAGCACGGGGGACGCGATCCGGAAGACGACGCGCTTCGACTTGAATGCGGGGTCTTCGGGGTTTTTGGAACCCAGGACGCGGCCGCCATCACGGCGCTCGGCCTCCACGCCCTGCAGCACCGCGGTCAGGAAGCCTGCGGCATCGCCGCCTTCGACGGCCAGCGCTTCCACACCGAGCGCCACATGGGCCATGTGGGCGAGGCCTTCGGCGGCAGTGACCTAGTCACCCGCCTGCCAGGCACCGCCGTCATCGGCCACACCCGTTACTCCACGGCTGGCGGCAGCTTCATCCGCAACGTCCAGCCGCTGTTCGCCGATCTTCAGGCCGGCGGTGTCGCCCTGGCCCACAACGGTAATCTGACCAACTTCCTGCACCTGCGTGAACGCCTGGTCAGCGACGGCGCCATCTTCCAGTCGACCTCGGACAGCGAGGTGATCCTTCATCTCCTGGCCCGCTCGCGAAAGGCCAAGTTCGTCGATCGCTTCATCGACGCGATCCAGCAGCTCGAAGGCGGCTATGCGCTCGTCGCCCTCACCCACAAGAAGCTGATCGGCGTCCGCGACCCGCTGGGTATCCGCCCGCTGGTGCTTGGCGACCTGAACGGCAAGGCCGTGCTGGCTTCCGAAACCGCCGCCCTCGACATGATCGGCGCCAAGTTCGTGCGCGACATCGAGAATGGGGAGATGGTCGTCATCTCCGAAAAAGGCACCCAGTCCCTGCGCCCCTTCCCGGCGCAGAAGGCCCGTCCCTGCGTCTTCGAATACGTCTACTTCGCCCGCCCCGACTCCGTGGTCGACGGCCGCTCGGTCTATGAGGTGCGCAAGCGCATGGGCCGCCGATTGGCTCAAGATTGCGCCATCGAAGCCGATGTCGTCGTGCCGGTGCCCGACAGCGGCGTGCCTGCCGCCCTCGGCTTCGCCCAGGAAAGCGGCATCCCCTACGAACTGGGGATCATCCGCAGCCACTTCGTGGGCCGCACCTTCATCCAGCCGACCCAGGGCGTGCGCGAATTAGGCGTGCGAATGAAGCACAGCCCCAACCGCGCGGTGCTGGAAGGCAAGCGCGTGGTGCTGATCGACGACTCCATCGTCCGAGGCACCACCTCGCTGAAGATCGTGCGCATGGTCCGCGAGGCCGGCGCCAAGGAAGTCCACCTACGCAGCGCCTCGCCGCCGATCCTGTGGCCGGACTTCTACGGCATCGACATGCCGTCGCGCGATCAACTGATGGCCGCCACCAAGACCATGGAAGAGATGGTCAAGTTGCTCGAGGTCGACAGCCTCGGCTTCCTCTCCATCGACGGCCTGTACTGGGCGCTGGAAGCCGGCGCGCGTGATCCGCTGAATCCGCAGTTCACCGACCACTACTTCACCGGCGAGTACCCCACCCGCCTGCTGGACCGCGAGATCGCGGAAGGCCGCAGCAACGCGTCCGAGCGGCAACTGTCGTTCCTGGTGAGCGCCTAA